A stretch of the Acanthochromis polyacanthus isolate Apoly-LR-REF ecotype Palm Island chromosome 22, KAUST_Apoly_ChrSc, whole genome shotgun sequence genome encodes the following:
- the LOC110961691 gene encoding 2-oxoglutarate receptor 1-like — MDPTCSDVDRLMNRYYLPVAYSIIFIVGLVGNITSISIYATKLRPWKSSSIILVNLALTDLLYVLSMPFLIHYYTNQEAWTLGDFMCRLVRSGFHLNLYGSILFLTCLAVFRFVVVMKPLKAAQVQQKLWGVAACSAVWIVAAAKITPMLTVISVDVKDNKTSCLDFASSMSGRGMEWYGWLLTALGFLLPLVVVFMCYIGVAKELEKGPDASSPARMRARRVTVLILVVFVTCFLPYHVLRAWRIKIQGCASCMEEIVHAAYIISRPLAGFNTFFNLALYTLSGEKFRRAFLSAFHCQRRLQRTVPPGIHDVAIVQINVNSTFPQFSPASHEFHQSQQCPA; from the coding sequence ATGGATCCTACCTGCTCTGACGTGGACCGGCTGATGAACCGCTACTACCTACCCGTCGCCTACTCCATCATCTTCATCGTGGGCCTGGTGGGAAACATCACCTCCATCAGCATCTACGCAACCAAACTGCGTCCCTggaagagcagcagcatcatcctGGTGAACCTGGCACTGACAGACCTCCTCTACGTCCTCAGCATGCCCTTCCTCATCCACTACTACACCAACCAGGAGGCCTGGACGCTCGGAGACTTCATGTGCCGCTTGGTGCGCTCCGGGTTCCACTTGAACCTTTACGGGAgcatcctcttcctcacctgccTGGCGGTTTTCCGCTTCGTGGTGGTGATGAAGCCCCTGAAGGCGGCGCAGGTGCAGCAGAAGCTTTGGGGCGTCGCTGCGTGTTCGGCCGTCTGGATCGTCGCCGCCGCCAAAATCACACCGATGCTAACCGTGATATCGGTGGACGTGAAAGACAACAAGACCAGCTGCTTGGACTTTGCTAGCAGCATGTCCGGCCGTGGCATGGAGTGGTACGGCTGGCTGCTCACTGCTCTGGGGTTTCTGCTGCCCCTAGTGGTCGTGTTCATGTGTTACATCGGCGTTGCCAAAGAGCTGGAGAAAGGGCCCGACGCCAGCAGTCCTGCTCGGATGAGAGCGCGCCGTGTTACCGTGTTGATCCTGGTGGTGTTCGTCACGTGTTTCCTGCCGTATCACGTGTTGCGTGCGTGGCGGATAAAAATCCAAGGGTGTGCATCGTGCATGGAGGAAATAGTGCACGCCGCCTACATCATCTCCAGACCTCTGGCCGGATTCAACACCTTCTTTAACTTGGCTCTGTACACTCTGTCAGGAGAGAAGTTCAGGAGGGCCTTCCTGAGCGCCTTTCACTGCCAACGTCGGCTGCAAAGGAcggtccctccaggaattcatGATGTTGCGATCGTGCAAATTAACGTTAATTCAACTTTTCCGCAATTTAGTCCcgcctcccatgagttccaccaatcacagcagtgCCCAGCGTAA
- the LOC110961682 gene encoding kelch-like protein 41b produces MDPNAIKEELRLFQSTLLQDGLKELLNENKFVDCTLKVGDRSFPCHRLIMAACSPYFREIFFTEDGKEVENTKEVVLDDVNPSILDMIIQYLYSAEIDLTDDNVQDIIAVANRFQIPSVFTVCVNYLQKKLSMGNCLAIFRMGLVISCPRLAVAARNYIADRFEFLYKEEEFLQLAAHELFAIIGGDSLNVEKEELVFEAVMSWVRHDKERIKVLKDAFNCIRFRLLPEKYFKDRVETDEIIKADPELQKTIQVVRDAFKGKLPEKSKKEGEEGAGKEGGEDEDSLFPGFLNDNRRHGMYARDFIVMINDTAAVAYDVGENECFLVAMSEQVPRNHVSLASQKNQLYIIGGLFVDEDNKDVPLQCYLYLLDPLTSDWVALPPMPSPRCLFSIGESDNLLFAVAGKDLQTNESLDTVMCYDVEKMKWIETKKLPLKIHGHAVVSHKGMVYCIGGKTDDNKALNKMFAYNHKQSEWRELAAMKTPRAMFGAVVHNGKILVAGGVNEDGLTASCEAYDFSTNKWEAFTEFPQERSSVNLVSTGGSLYAVGGFAMVQMDNKEVAPTEVTDVWQYENDKKQWGGMLREMRYAAGSSCVSMRLNAARMPKL; encoded by the exons ATGGACCCCAACGCCATCAAGGAGGAGCTGCGCCTGTTCCAGAGCACGCTGCTCCAGGACGGCCTCAAGGAGCTGCTCAACGAGAACAAGTTCGTGGACTGCACCCTGAAGGTGGGCGACCGCAGCTTCCCCTGCCATCGGCTCATCATGGCCGCCTGCAGCCCCTACTTCAGGGAGATCTTCTTCACCGAGGACGGGAAGGAGGTGGAGAACACCAAAGAGGTGGTCCTGGATGATGTCAACCCTTCCATCCTGGACATGATCATCCAGTATCTCTACTCGGCTGAGATCGACCTCACCGATGACAACGTTCAGGACATCATTGCTGTGGCCAACAGATTCCAGATTCCTTCTGTCTTCACGGTGTGCGTCAACTACCTCCAGAAGAAGCTGTCCATGGGGAACTGCTTGGCCATCTTCAGGATGGGTCTGGTCATCAGCTGTCCCAGGCTCGCTGTGGCAGCACGCAACTACATCGCCGACCGCTTCGAGTTCCTGTACAAGGAAGAGGAGTTCCTCCAGCTGGCAGCCCACGAGCTCTTCGCCATCATCGGTGGAGACTCGCTGAACGTGGAGAAGGAGGAGCTGGTGTTCGAGGCGGTCATGTCCTGGGTCCGCCATGACAAGGAGCGCATCAAGGTCCTGAAAGACGCCTTCAATTGCATCCGCTTCCGCCTGCTTCCCGAAAAGTACTTCAAGGACAGAGTGGAGACCGATGAGATCATCAAGGCCGACCCGGAGCTTCAGAAGACGATCCAGGTCGTCAGGGATGCCTTCAAGGGGAAGCTTCCAGAGAAATCCAAGAaggaaggggaggagggggcTGGAAAGGAAGGAGGCGAGGACGAGGACAGCCTATTCCCCGGCTTCCTCAACGACAACCGCAGACATGGCATGTACGCCCGCGACTTCATCGTGATGATCAACGACACGGCAGCGGTGGCCTACGACGTGGGCGAGAACGAGTGCTTCCTTGTGGCCATGTCGGAGCAGGTTCCACGCAACCACGTCAGCCTGGCATCGCAGAAGAACCAGCTGTACATCATCGGAGGACTGTTCGTGGACGAAGACAACAAAGATGTGCCTCTACAGTGCTACCTCTACTTG CTGGATCCGCTCACATCCGACTGGGTCGCCCTGCCGCCCATGCCCTCTCCAAGATGCCTCTTCAGCATCGGAGAGAGCGACAATCTGCTGTTCGCCGTGGCTGGAAAAGACCTCCAGACCAACGAGTCTCTGGACACCGTGATGTGCTACGACGTCGA GAAGATGAAGTGGATCGAGACCAAAAAGCTTCCTCTGAAGATCCACGGCCACGCTGTCGTCTCCCACAAAGGAATGGTCTACTGCATCGGAGGAAAGACGGACGACAA CAAAGCCCTCAACAAGATGTTCGCCTACAACCACAAGCAGTCGGAGTGGAGGGAGCTGGCGGCCATGAAGACGCCCAGAGCCATGTTCGGAGCCGTCGTCCACAACGGGAAGATCCTGGTGGCCGGAGGAGTGAACGAGGACGGCCTGACCGCCTCCTGTGAGGCCTACGACTTCTCCACAAACAA GTGGGAGGCTTTCACAGAGTTCCCTCAGGAGAGGAGCTCCGTCAACCTGGTGAGCACCGGCGGTTCTCTGTACGCCGTGGGCGGCTTCGCCATGGTTCAGATGGACAACAAGGAGGTGGCTCCCACAGAGGTCACCGACGTCTGGCA GTACGAGAACGATAAGAAGCAGTGGGGCGGCATGCTGAGGGAGATGCGTTACGCTGCCGGTTCTTCCTGCGTGTCGATGCGCCTCAATGCCGCCAGGATGCCCAAACTGTAG